TTAAACTTTGAACTTCAACTTTAAAAACTTTGAAACTTTTTTAAATGAAAGGAATATTACTTAACAATTTAGGATCACCAGATTCTACAGACACCAAAGATGTAAAAAAATATTTAGGTGAATTTTTAATGGATGAACGCGTTATAGACATTCCGTATTGGAAACGTTGGTTACTAATTAACGGAATTATCTTAAAAACAAGACCTAAAAAATCTGGTGCCGCATACAAAAAAATCTGGTGGAAAGAAGGCTCTCCGTTAGTGGTAATCTCTCAAAGATTTACAGACAAAGTGGTTAAAAAAGTAGATTTACCTGTTGCTTTGGCAATGCGTTACGGCTCTATGACCATGGAAAAAGGCATCAAAGAATTGGTAGATAAAGGAGTTACAGAAATCTTTTTAGCACCATTATATCCGCATTACGCAATGTCTTCTTATGAAACCGTAGTTGTAAAAGCAGAAGAAATTATCGCTGAGAAATATCCACAGATAAAATTAGACGTTTTACCGGCTTTTTATAACGAACCAGATTATATAAAAGCAATGAGTAACAACATTGCCAATCATTTAAAAGATTTCGATTACGATCATATTTTATTTTCTTATCACGGAATTCCAGAACGTCATATCTTAAAATCAGACGTTACTAAAAACCACTGTAAAATAGACGGTTCTTGTTGCGAACGAAATTCGGTTGCACACCACACCTGTTACAGACATCAATGTTTTGAAACCACAAAAGAAATTGCAAAAACATTAAACTTAAAAGAAGGTACATACAGTAATTCTTTTCAGTCTCGCTTATTAAAAGACCCTTGGTTAAAGCCTTATACAGATTTTGAGCTAGAGAAATTTCCATCAGAAGGAAAAAAGAAACTAGCCGTAATTACACCTGCTTTTGTGGCAGATTGTTTAGAAACTTTAGAAGAAATTGCTATGGAAGGAAAAGACGAATTTTTAAAATTTGGTGGTACAGATTACAAACACATCCCATGTATGAATGATAATGATGATTGGGTAGATGTTATGGTTAAATGGATTAACGATTGGAAAAATAAATAAAATTATAAGTAGCTATTTCCTGCTTTCCGCTATATCTTTTTTCTTCTGTTCTCGATACAAATTTGCAAAAAAGCAAATTCACTCGAACTGACAGAAAAAAGGATGCCGCTTCAATCAGGGCTAAACTTGTTTGCAAACCAATAGCAAAACTTATAACATATTCAAGTATTCAATATGTCATTTCGAAATAAGCTTTTTTTAAGCGATTTAGAAATCTCATTATAAATAAAACTTAAATTATTCCTCGTTCTTCTAACAGAATGAGGTTAATTAGAATAAATAAAATTAAAAATTATGAGTCTTTATTACATCAAAGCCTTACATATTATTTTTGTAGTTACTTGGTTTGCTGGGTTATTCTATATTATTCGATTATTTATGTACCATGTTGAAGCAGAAAAAAAAGACGAACCTGCAAAAGAAATTTTACAAACTCAATACAAATTAATGAGCAAAAGGTTGTGGTATATTATAACTTGGCCTTCAGCTATTTTAACTTTTATTTTAGGCTTTTGGACCTTATATCATTTTCCAGAATACTTATCTGAACCTTGGATGTTAGTAAAACTATCTTTTGTATTAGCCTTATATGTTTACCACGGATTTTGTCATAAAATATATAAACAATTACAACAAGATGTTATAAAATATACCGCATTCAAACTAAGAATTATAAACGAAGTACCTACAATAATTCTATTTGCTGTTGTATTTTTAGTAACATTAAAAAATGCTGTAAATTGGATTTGGGGTGTTGTTGGTATTATTCTTTTTGGGGTTTTACTAATGTTAGGCATTAGACTCTACAAAAAAATAAGAGCCAAAAGATCTTGGGAAAAAGCAGAAAGAGAAGTTTTAGAAAGTGATAAAAGTAGAGAATAGTAACATTTTTCAATCCTAGTTACTCAACTGCCAACTGAATACTGTTAACTAATACTAGTTACCCTCTTATACTTTGCTCAAACGGAATTCTATTCACAATAGACCTTCCTAAAGTAACCTCGTCGGCATATTCTAATTCATCACCCACAGAAATTCCACGTGCAATTGTAGATGTTGTAATTTCAAATTTTTCTATTTGCTTAAAAATATAAAAGTTGGTAGTATCTCCTTCCATGGTAGAACTTAAGGCAAAAATTAATTCTTTAACTTCTCCACTTTCTACCTTACGTACCAAAGATTCTATCTGTAAATTTTGAGGACCAATGCCTTCAATAGGCGATATTTTCCCCCCCAAGACATGGTACAAACCATTAAATTGAGACGTACTTTCAATTGCCATTACATCACGAATATCTTCTACAACACACACAATTTCTGGATTTCTTTTTACATTATTGCAAATATCACACAATTCCGTATCAGAAATATTATGGCATTTTTCGCAAGTTTTTACATCATTTCTTAAATGCAATAAAGCCTCCGTTAAAAACTTTGTATTATCCGAAGGTTGCTTTAACAAATGTAAAACCAAACGCAACGCAGTTCGTTTTCCAATTCCTGGTAAACGAGACACTTCGTTTACTGCATTTTCTAAAAGTTTTGATGAAAAATCCATAGCCAGCAAAATTACGAATTAGTAATTATAAATGACGAATTACAAAAAAGAAAAATCATACTTTTTAATCACCACAAATTCACGAATAAAAACTAGAACACCTATTAACATAAAAAGAGTACACACATTGAAAAAAAAGTAAAAGATTTGAATATTAAAAATACAATTCGTGCATACGTGGCTAAAAAATTGTGAATTATACTTCTTGAAATGTCTATATTCGTAATTTATAATTGAACATTCGTAATCCTACATGCAACCACTTTATATCTTATTATTAATAGTCGCTTATTTTTCTGTATTAATATTCATTTCTTACATCACCGGAAAATCTGCAGACAACAAAACTTTTTTTAAAGCAAACAATTCTTCACCTTGGTATTTAGTTGCCTTTGGTATGATTGGCGCTTCCCTTTCTGGGGTTACTTTTATCTCCGTTCCTGGTTGGATAGAAGCACAAAGCATGAGTTATTTTCAAATGGTTTTAGGCTATGTTCTTGGATATGCTGTAATTGGTTTGGTTTTACTACCACTCTACTATAAACTAAATCTAACATCCATTTACAGTTATTTAGATGATCGTTTTGGCAATTACTCATACAAAACAGGTGCAAGTTTTTTTCTACTTTCTAGAGTAGTTGGTGCTGCCTTTAGGCTTTTTTTAGTTGCAAATGTCTTACAAGTTATTTTATTTGATGCCTACGGTATTCCGTTTTGGGTAACCGTTT
The nucleotide sequence above comes from Polaribacter butkevichii. Encoded proteins:
- the hemH gene encoding ferrochelatase: MKGILLNNLGSPDSTDTKDVKKYLGEFLMDERVIDIPYWKRWLLINGIILKTRPKKSGAAYKKIWWKEGSPLVVISQRFTDKVVKKVDLPVALAMRYGSMTMEKGIKELVDKGVTEIFLAPLYPHYAMSSYETVVVKAEEIIAEKYPQIKLDVLPAFYNEPDYIKAMSNNIANHLKDFDYDHILFSYHGIPERHILKSDVTKNHCKIDGSCCERNSVAHHTCYRHQCFETTKEIAKTLNLKEGTYSNSFQSRLLKDPWLKPYTDFELEKFPSEGKKKLAVITPAFVADCLETLEEIAMEGKDEFLKFGGTDYKHIPCMNDNDDWVDVMVKWINDWKNK
- a CDS encoding CopD family protein — protein: MSLYYIKALHIIFVVTWFAGLFYIIRLFMYHVEAEKKDEPAKEILQTQYKLMSKRLWYIITWPSAILTFILGFWTLYHFPEYLSEPWMLVKLSFVLALYVYHGFCHKIYKQLQQDVIKYTAFKLRIINEVPTIILFAVVFLVTLKNAVNWIWGVVGIILFGVLLMLGIRLYKKIRAKRSWEKAEREVLESDKSRE
- the recR gene encoding recombination mediator RecR; translated protein: MDFSSKLLENAVNEVSRLPGIGKRTALRLVLHLLKQPSDNTKFLTEALLHLRNDVKTCEKCHNISDTELCDICNNVKRNPEIVCVVEDIRDVMAIESTSQFNGLYHVLGGKISPIEGIGPQNLQIESLVRKVESGEVKELIFALSSTMEGDTTNFYIFKQIEKFEITTSTIARGISVGDELEYADEVTLGRSIVNRIPFEQSIRG